The Mustela nigripes isolate SB6536 chromosome 4, MUSNIG.SB6536, whole genome shotgun sequence genome includes a window with the following:
- the ZNF786 gene encoding zinc finger protein 786 isoform X2, which produces MRTNYEILVSLDNGLPKPELISWIEQEKEFFQNWREAQKSGTIICSSAHLQFDPVIEGHQFGGCPQAVHSGEAECRFQVDRGAGQCPSEPSRGGGEDVSFRLDQSIALQNPPSRDAQAPRPAAPRTLGLPGRQEASSCGSTQHPCAVCGESFRTKDHLEKHQRSHLKDQPWRSWKKRSRQADPQPQRSRAQAPKRFRCPDCGRSFRRKRPLLAHLAVHADESALRDPECRTCFPPKQPLLGHRLPHEGERPSRCPRCDGSLRSGSGVQARQGPPGRERLGSWGEGDGAFPVRPESAAVPSGGRPSPREERCARMGAGERPFSCAECGKLFAARSKLAGHLRVHTGEKPFRCPECGKSFRLRGLLRGHQRVHRGERPFPCRKCGKAFAKQCKLTEHGRVHSGEKPFWCAQCGRSFRQRGQLLRHERLHSDERPFQCPECPLSFRLQSMLRAHRLRHGGERPFSCGECGRAFAHQCKLREHLRVHSGERPFQCPECAKSFRLKGILKAHQRTHSKERPFSCGECGKGFTRQSKLTEHFRVHSGERPFQCPTCDRSFRLKGQLLSHQRLHTGERPFQCPECGKSYRVKADMKAHQLLHSGEMPFSCECGKGFAKQSKLIEHIRTHTGEKPFQCPKCDKSFRLKAQLLSHQGLHTGERPFRCPECDKNFREKGHMLRHQRIHRPERPFACGDCGKGFIYKSKLAEHIRVHTKSYSAPNEPDIKKRLSQLFAMIEADWS; this is translated from the coding sequence CATTCAGGAGAAGCTGAGTGCCGTTTCCAAGTAGATCGCGGAGCGGGCCAGTGCCCCTCCGAACCCTcccgaggaggaggagaagatgtTTCCTTCAGGCTTGACCAAAGCATCGCCCTCCAGAACCCACCCAGCCGTGACGCTCAGGCTCCACGTCCAGCAGCCCCCAGAACGCTGGGTCTCCCTGGCCGGCAGGAGGCCTCCTCCTGTGGGAGCACCCAGCACCCTTGCGCTGTCTGTGGGGAGAGCTTTCGGACGAAGGACCACTTGGAGAAGCACCAGAGAAGCCACTTGAAGGACCAGCCATGGAGGTCGTGGAAGAAGCGCAGCCGCCAAGCTGATCCGCAGCCACAGCGGAGCCGCGCTCAGGCTCCCAAGCGCTTCCGGTGTCCGGACTGTGGGAGGAGCTTCCGCCGGAAGCGGCCTTTGCTCGCGCATCTGGCTGTGCATGCGGACGAGAGCGCCCTGCGGGACCCCGAGTGTCGGACGTGCTTCCCGCCCAAGCAGCCCCTTCTGGGCCACCGCCTCCCGCACGAGGGGGAGAGGCCGTCCCGGTGCCCCAGATGTGACGGGAGCTTGCGGTCCGGGAGCGGCGTGCAGGCTCGCCAGGGCCCTCCTGGCCGGGAGAGGCTAGGCTCCTGGGGAGAAGGCGATGGCGCCTTCCCGGTCAGGCCTGAGTCGGCCGCTGTGCCCTCGGGAGGGAGGCCGAGCCCGCGTGAGGAGCGCTGCGCCCGCATGGGAGCCGGGGAGAGGCCGTTCTCCTGCGCCGAGTGCGGTAAGCTCTTCGCTGCCAGGTCCAAGCTCGCCGGCCACCTCCGTGTGCACACGGGAGAGAAGCCCTTCCGGTGCCCGGAGTGTGGCAAGAGCTTCCGCCTGCGCGGCCTGCTCAGGGGCCACCAGCGCGTGCACCGCGGCGAGCGGCCCTTCCCCTGCCGGAAGTGCGGCAAGGCCTTCGCCAAGCAGTGTAAGCTCACGGAGCACGGCCGCGTCCACAGCGGGGAGAAGCCCTTCTGGTGCGCCCAGTGCGGCAGGAGCTTCCGCCAGCGGGGACAGCTGCTGAGGCACGAGCGGCTGCACAGCGACGAGAGGCCCTTCCAGTGCCCCGAGTGCCCTCTGAGCTTCCGCCTGCAGAGCATGCTGCGGGCACACCGGCTCCGCCACGGCGGAGAGCGGCCCTTCTCCTGCGGCGAGTGCGGCCGGGCCTTCGCGCATCAGTGCAAGCTCCGCGAGCACCTGAGAGTGCACAGCGGGGAGAGGCCCTTCCAGTGCCCCGAGTGTGCCAAGAGCTTCCGCCTCAAGGGCATCCTGAAGGCGCACCAGCGCACGCACAGCAAGGAGAGGCCCTTTTCGTGCGGGGAGTGTGGCAAGGGCTTCACTCGGCAGTCCAAGCTCACCGAGCACTTCCGCGTGCACAGCGGGGAGAGGCCCTTCCAGTGCCCCACCTGCGACCGGAGTTTCCGCCTCAAGGGGCAGCTGCTGAGTCACCAGCGCCTGCACACGGGGGAGAGACCCTTCCAGTGCCCCGAGTGCGGCAAGAGCTACCGCGTGAAGGCCGACATGAAGGCCCACCAGCTGCTGCACAGCGGCGAGATGCCCTTCTCCTGCGAGTGTGGCAAGGGCTTTGCCAAGCAGTCCAAACTCATCGAGCACATCAGGACCCACACGGGGGAGAAGCCTTTCCAGTGTCCCAAATGTGACAAGAGTTTCCGCTTGAAGGCGCAGCTGCTCAGCCACCAAGGCCTGCACACAGGGGAGAGACCTTTCCGCTGTCCCGAGTGTGACAAGAACTTCCGGGAAAAGGGACACATGCTTCGGCACCAGCGCATACACAGGCCCGAGAGGCCCTTTGCCTGTGGCGACTGCGGGAAGGGCTTCATTTATAAGTCGAAACTAGCGGAGCACATCAGGGTGCACACGAAATCCTACAGTGCTCCAAATGAGCCGGACATCAAGAAGAGGCTCAGCCAGCTGTTTGCGATGATCGAGGCCGACTGGAGTTGA